The sequence below is a genomic window from Colletotrichum destructivum chromosome 4, complete sequence.
CTTGcgctgctgggcggcgaggtcggcaaACTGAACCGTCGGCTGCTTCAGCGGCACGTCGCTGTAGAGCTTCGCTGCTTCAACAAAGAGGTTTTCCGTGGTCGatccgtcgccgacgagcctGTGGTAGGCAACGATCAACAGGTGCTCGTCGTTGCCCCAGTGGCAGTCGACGAGCCTGAGCGTATCGCCCCCTGCGATGTCGTACTTTGTCTCGTGGAGCTTCTGGTACacctcttccgccgccgctcggTCTGATACCTGCAGGATCTGGACCTTGTTGTTCGTATGCTTGAGGACCGTTTGCTGGGGGATCttgtccgagtccgagtcgtcgGAGTCACCCTGGTCGAAGGCCGTCCTGAAGATCTCGTAACGACGCATCACGGTCTTGAGAGACCGCGAGAACCGCTCGAGATCGATGGCGCCCTTCATGAACATGCCGATGGTGTTGTTGAAGACGGTAGGATTCTCGATTCCCTGCTGAACCTTCCAGGAGTATTCCTGGGCCAGAGACATCTTCTCGTGCCGTACTACGACGGatccgtcgtcgtcgtcgaacttatcggcctcgtcatccgACAACGAGTCGACCGAGCCAGTAAGAGGCGTTTCGGCAGAAGTTTCATTCGTCGCCGTGTTGGACCTGGTATCGTCGGAGCTGTCTGCCGTGGTCTCCTCTCCTTGGTTCACCAAGGGAATGGCGCTCGCCGGCAGtcgcgcggcggcgtcgtcggccaggtcggccACAGACGCGCCGCTCAACACCTTTAGTAGTggaaggtcgaggagaagctgcttCGAGAACCAGGAACCAACGGTGACGGCCCCCAAAGAGTCGACACCTTGGTCTATGAGGGGGACATCCGGGTGAAGGCTCTCTCCATCCGCGATTTGCAAAGTGACACGCAGCTTTGCCGACAGATTATCTAAATGGTTCGTCAGCTTTGTGTGTTCTcaggaaggaaaaaaaggagaagagaggaaaTTAAACTGCTGAGCAGATTTGGGCTCTTACCAATGACAATCTGTCGAACCTGGCCCAAGGTCGTTGCCTGCTGCAGCTGTTCCTTGACGGAACccttggcgccggcgccctcggcggcgtctttGCGCTGCTCGGGAATCTTGAAGTTTCCAACACGAGCGTCGTTGAAGAACGTGATGCGGTCCTTCAGAGCAGGGTCGAGTGCGGGGATGCCCGTGGTCAACTCGACGTCCGCCATCTCGATCACGGTTCTCTCACGCTTCTCCTCGTTCTGGAACCTCGCGAGCGCCTGTTTGCCGGAAACGACAGCTTCGGCGAACAGCGTGTGAAGCTCGTGTTCTTCGACCGAGTCGAACATGAACCGGATCGCGTTGAAGTCCTCCTCAAGCTCGGCCCTGGTGACGAATCCGACACCGTAGACGGCTCCGATGTCGATGGTCGAACCCTGGAGTGGTTCACAACGGTCAGTTGAGCTCTGCAGACGGCCAATCATCACAAGTGGCATGATGAAATAGAAAGCAAGATTGGAGCCTTGACTTACCGCCAATCCCTTGGACAACCGTTGCTGAGCCAGAGCCTGCAGGTAGGAATTTGCCGCGCTGTAGTTCGCCTGGCCTGGATTACCCATGACCGCCACGATGGACGAGAacatgacgaagaagtcgagcgggttgctgctggccgggTTGGAAAACCTCTCGTGGAGGATCTGCGCGCCCCGTACCTTGGGCTCCAACACCATGGTCATGGACTGGAGGTCCATGTTCTTGAGCATGACATCCTGAAGAACCAAAGGCCCAAAGGCGATGCCGGCCGTAGGCGGCAGCTTCAAGTCTTGGAGCTTGGCAAAGCCAGCGTCTACCGACTCTTTGTTGGCAACATCcctaaagaagaaaaggattTGTGGTTAGAAAAGAAGAATGAGATGTCgaaagagggggagggggcgagGGGGCGAGGGGGAATTGGTGGACTGCATCAACGTACATTGGCAAAACTGTAACTTTTCCGCCCAAAGCTTCAACGTGGGCGATCCATCTGGGATCAACTCGAGGGTTTCTGCTGGTGAGCACAACATACTTGGCACCGTGCAAGATCATCCACCGGGCCAAGGACCGGCCCAGGTCTCCGGTGAGGCCGACGAGCAGGTAGGTCTTGTTGTCAACAAAGAGGTTGGCAGAGTCGACCGGGCGGATCTTTGCCGACAAcggcttctccgtcttccagTCAACCAGGGTGGACAGCTCCAGGCGCTTATCAGTCGAGCCAGAGAGCTGGCTCGCAGGGAAGACTTGGTAAACTTCGTTGCCGATAGTTCTGCCCGCCGCAGCAGCGATCGATTGTTCGACCACGCTTGCTTCTTGAGGAGAGCTTCtagaagacgacgaagctgTGCTGCGGACAATGTAATCGCAGCCATACTTGTAGCAACTGGGGGGGAGCACATTGGCCAGGCGATGGCCGATGCTAACGGCGGTCTGGTTGGTCGACATGTCGAAGAAAGCCGTGAGATTGGCCGGGCGAATCTGTTTCAGCCGTCCATCGGTCTCCTTTCCGTGCAAGATGATCCATCGAGCGGAAccggcgggggaggaggtgctCTTTaagctcggcgatgtcgTGGCGAAGCAGATCTGGAAGCCCCGtcgctcggcctcctccagcaggATACCGATGCAGAAGCTCGGCGGCTCAAAAACGAGAACCGAAGCTGCGGGCCCGGAATCTTGGGCTTCGCGGGAGATAGCTTCGCCAATGAGCGTTGCCGCCACCGACATCAAGAATTCGCCGGGGTCCTTGTCGGCCACATTGCTTGGCGCCGCAAAGACGTGGTTTTGCGGGACATGGACTATGGACGCGTTTTGCTCCGAGAGGGCCACCACGGACGCGCCATCCAAAGTGGTTCCTTGCACAAGGTGGAAGAATCCAAGGTGGCTCACCCGAATAGCCTGTGAGAGAGCGTAGCGGACACGTACGGTCGTGTTATCGGCCTTCTGGGTGTCACCCAGGCCCGGGAATGTCTCGGCACCCTCGAGGTAGTATGCCGACGGCTTTGTTTGCTTCAGAGCGACAGGTGTCTGGGCGGGATCAAAGTCTCCCAGCAcagggcggcgagaggaGTTCATGCGGTCATTCCTGGCCTTGTCATGCTTCAGGCGGGGGATCCAGGCGCGACCCTTGCACCAGTAGACTTCGGGCTCATCGGTCCACGTCGATGCCGCGgtgaagtcgtcgtcgctgtcctcGAGACGCAGCAGTTGCTCGACCAGGAACTTGGTGTCCAGGTCCTTCGCGgagtcgacgtcgatgagggTCAGACCTCGGTCGGGATGTTCCCGCGCGATGGACCTCAGCATGCCGATGGTGCTGGCCTGGTGCGGGTTGTCGATCCAGGCACTCTCCGTCAGCCACAGCAtcttgccggcgaggaagagaaggttcttggcggcctcgaacttgtcctcgtccaggtGAGCGAagatctcgtcgtcgatctcggaCAAAACGACAAAGGTGGACTTGGGCTGCAGGTCTGCCGAcgcgagctcgtcaagaCTGGCGATAGACTGGACGGATCTGTGCGGAAGGATACCAGTCAACTCCTCCATGATGCGTCTTGTCTCTGGGGActtgccgccgacgacgaccaacgGTGGGTAGGAGGTCTTGAGGGGGGCAGACAGAGGGTTGTGCAACGCATCGATCCTGGAATCAGCGGCGTACGTGCTGAAAACGGACGTGGGGAACAGGTTGGCATCTCGGTCGAGAGTGCGGCTCTCGATGCCCGAGAACCCAACACGCTTCAGGATGGCGTCCCACCGGTCGTACGAGACAAACGGCTCCAAGACCCGGCCATCGTCAACCCCGGCCCACCAGTCGGGGAACAAGCCGAAGAGAAAGCCGAGTCGGCTATGCTCACGGTGGGTGATCTCAAGGATGACCATGTGACCGCCCGGCTTGAGCAACGACCTGGCGTGTGCCATGgtctcctcgagcttgggGGTGGCGTGGAGGACGTTGGATGCGATGATGAGATCGTACGAGTGCTCCTTGAAGCCCTGTTCTGCGGGGCTCGAACGGATATCGAGAGACTCGAACTGCATAAGCCCTTCCGTGTCGAACTCGGCAAACTTGGCGCGGGCCTGCTCAAAGAAGTCCGTCGAGATGTCGGTGTACGTGTAACTGTTCAGTCCAAGCTGAGGGGTTGACAGAATGTGCTTCGTAGCGCCACCCGTGCCCGCGCCTATGAGAAATAACAAGTCAGTAACAATAAAATACAACAAAAATCAGAAAGGCGGGTTTGGCGTCATGCTTCTTGGACTTACCGATCTCGAGAACATCCATGGACTGGAAACGGTGAGCGATCTGGGCCACCAGGTCCCGGGCGTAGTACAAGGCCGGGCCGAAACTCAGCTTGTTGGTGTAGAACTCGGTCAACAAGCCGTCGTGGTCCATGAGATCGAACGGGCTCTGGCCCTGGCAGGTGACCGAGAACAGGTTCTCACCAACTCGCTGAACGAGGCGAACATGTGGGTGGTAGGAGTTGCTGTCGAGTGCTCAAGTCAGACACAGAAACAcaatcacacacacacacacacaccccaaAGGCCATCAACTCCAACAGGAAAGGGATCTTGTACATACCTCTCACATAGTTCCTGGATCTCCGCAGAGCTGTCTTTCTCCCAAGACGCATCATACCACAAGTCGTTTCCGTTGCGGGCCTCGTTCTGGACATGCTTGAACCAGTCAATCTGTCTCTTGAAGTGGGGGGCAGCGCTATCGTAGTCGGCGCTGgtgagcttgtcgaggaaaGACTTGATGTAAAAGTAGACGATGCGTTCGATGATTGGTATGGCCTGCTTATCCTGCTCCGTGGCCCAATGGGCCGGATCGTCCAGAAGCTTGTCCTGCGTAAGAGGATTCCAGAACCACTTGGCGAAGATACGATGGTCTGTGGATGCTGTGGGAGGGGAGAACGGCTTGAACATGATGTTCTCGACTTGGAGAagcgtcttcttctcggcaCCAAAAACGGTGATGTCGCCACTCAGGAAGTCGCCCTTGTCATAcgtgttggtggtgttgaacGCGAGCTCGTCTGCGCCGGACTCAGCAGCCGCCAGGCAGAGCGAAGGGACCAGGGAGATTCTGTCGATATGGGTCGGGACGTATAGTGAGCGGAGACGTCGGTCACCCGGCGACGAGTAAGCCCCGATGACGGTCTGGAAGGCGATATCCAAGGGCGCCGGGTGCATCAGCAGAGGCTGGCCGCGTCCGGCGTCCTGCAACTTGAGGAAAGAAAGTGTGCCGGTGGCTTTGGCGTCGGCTCGTCTCATGGTCTTCAGGCAGCGGAAGTCTTTGCTGTAATCGTAGCCCATCAGGTCGAGTTCCTTGTAGAAGGAGCCGACGTTGACCCTGTTCATTTGGGGGTGCTCTTCCTCGGGTGCCGGCAAGGCggactcgtcgtcgccggcgggcgaggaTGACTTGTCGGCCACAGTGATGATGATCTCTCCCTTGGCCGAAGTCGAAAGCTCACTCTCCTTGGACAGACACGAGTCGATGAAGAACTTGAGCGTAATGATGCCATCCTGGCCGGGCTCGCTGGTCACGCTGGCCGAGAGGTTAAGCTCGACCAAGCTgttgtcgtcctcgaacACCACGGCCTTGCTGATGTCCATGTCCACAATCTCGAGAAGCTCCACTTCGTAGTTGTTGTCGCTGGCCACACGCATGGCAGCCTCCATGGCCATGACGATGTAGCCAGCGGCAGGGAAGACGGTCTGTCCTTGGAGGGCGTGGCCGTCCAACCACTCGAGGTCGCGGGGTCTTACAAAATTGTTCCACTGGAACGTCGATGCGGTGGAGGACAGCTTTCCGAGCAGGAGGTGAGGGTGCTGCCCACGAAGATGCTCCCTTGTAGAGCGCGACTCGGTCCAGTAGCGGCGAGAATGATCCCAGGGGTACAGCGGCAGCACCTTTGCCAGGCTCTGGAAAGGTTGCTGAGGCGACACTTCCTTTGCAAAGCCAGTAGCATCGATACTCTGGACTCCAAAGCGCTCCCAGAGGAATCCGAGACCTCGTGCGAAAGCGGTCATGTCGTCGGCTCCTCTCTCTAGGCACCCGGTATACAGCAACTCCGTcccgtcgagggcgtccttGACGGTGGCGAGACAAGGCCCCTTGAGAGCAGGGTGGCAGCCGACTTCGATGCCAACTTGTAGCCCTCGGCAGGTTACGGCAGCCTTCTGGACGGCATGAGAGAAAAGGACCGGAGACACAAGGTTGTCCTTCCAATAAGCGGCGGTAACGTCCTCCGCGGTCATCTCCTTGTTGGTCTCGTGGACGGACGAATACCAAACAAGACCGGTCTGGGCCGGGTTGGCATCGGCAACGGCGCAACCGCATTCCTCCAACAGCTGGACGTAGGGTTCCGCGCAAGGAAGCATGTGGTGTGAATGGTAGGCCTTGTCAACCTTCAGAAGCCTTGCGAAGGTGGACTCGTCTTCCAGAACACCTTGCACGTGCTGGATTGCATCCGCATCACCGGAGATGGTCACACTGTCGGGGGAGTTGCTGGCTGCAACACAGACTCGGCCTTCAAAGGCCTCCATTTCGCAAAGCTCCTTTGCATCGTCGTACGACATGCCTGCCGCCAACATGGCACCAGGTTGCCCGCTTGGCGAAGATGCGTATTCGGCGGACACAACGCCGCGAAGGTAGGCGATCCGGATGGCTTGAGCCGCGCTGATGAATCCTGCTGCAAAGGCACAGGCGATCTCACCCGAACTGTGGCCGACCACCGCGTTGAACTGAATGCCGGCGGCAGAGAGCAGTCTGACCAGAACGATCTGCACAGCGCAGCATAATGGCTGCGAGAAGCTGGCTTGCCTGACGTTGGAGGCCTCGCCCTCCAACATCAACTGGTCGTAGAGGGTCCATGATGGCCGATACTTCTCGGGGAGTGTCCTCAGCGCTTCATCGAGCTCTTCGATGATGCGTGTGGCGTATGGCACGCCAAGCAGGAGCTTCTTCAGCATCCCGGGCCACTGCGCGCCCTGTCCTGTGAAGATACCCAGCACCTGAGGCTTGCCCTTGGTGTCGGTGCTGAAGTCGGTCCAGACTTCACcatcctcgatggcggcctccAGTGCGAGCCGGAGGGTCTCCTTGTTGTTTCCGACGATGGCGCGACGAAACGGCAAGACGGATCGCTCCTCGAGCAAGGTGCAGGCCAGATCTTGCAGGCTGAACTGTTGGGTGTCGATAAATTGAATCATGCTTTCGAGTGTTGATTTCATCGACTTCTTCGATTTCGCCGACAGAACAAGTGGCAGGCAAGATGCTTCTGCCTCCATGGCAGGCTCAGCTACAGGCgtgccctgatcagggccTAGATACTCCTCAACAATCGCATGCGCGTTTGTTCCACCGAAACCTATGTGTTCAACATGGGTTAGTTGTTTGATCTTTCTGTCTCGTCTGGATAGACGAAGGCGGTGGTATCTTACCGAATGAGTTGACACTGA
It includes:
- a CDS encoding Putative Acyl transferase domain superfamily, Condensation domain, ancestral KRAB domain, thiolase, whose amino-acid sequence is MAQRNYPNEPVVIVGSGCRFPGAANTPSKLWDLLKEPRDVQSRIPKERFDVDTFYHPDGTHHGRTNASYAYFLKEDLHAFDAPFFNIQAGEAESMDPQQRLLLETVYEAVSNAGMRMQDLQGSSTAVYVGMMTHDYETTSTRDLESIPTYSATGVAVSIASNRISYFFDWHGPSMTIDTACSSSLAAVHLAVQQLRSGQSTMAVAAGANLILGPMTFVLESKLNMLSPSGRSRMWDAGADGYARGEAVCSVVLKTLSQALKDGDTIECVIRETGINQDGRTTGITMPNHDAQEALIRATYARAGLDINNPQERCQFFEAHGTGTPAGDPQEANAIASAFFGQGDNSNAGDDPLFVGSIKTIVGHTEGTAGIAGLLKACLAVQHGVIPPNLLFNKLSPRVAPFYNHLKITTEAIPWPTVAPGQPRRVSVNSFGFGGTNAHAIVEEYLGPDQGTPVAEPAMEAEASCLPLVLSAKSKKSMKSTLESMIQFIDTQQFSLQDLACTLLEERSVLPFRRAIVGNNKETLRLALEAAIEDGEVWTDFSTDTKGKPQVLGIFTGQGAQWPGMLKKLLLGVPYATRIIEELDEALRTLPEKYRPSWTLYDQLMLEGEASNVRQASFSQPLCCAVQIVLVRLLSAAGIQFNAVVGHSSGEIACAFAAGFISAAQAIRIAYLRGVVSAEYASSPSGQPGAMLAAGMSYDDAKELCEMEAFEGRVCVAASNSPDSVTISGDADAIQHVQGVLEDESTFARLLKVDKAYHSHHMLPCAEPYVQLLEECGCAVADANPAQTGLVWYSSVHETNKEMTAEDVTAAYWKDNLVSPVLFSHAVQKAAVTCRGLQVGIEVGCHPALKGPCLATVKDALDGTELLYTGCLERGADDMTAFARGLGFLWERFGVQSIDATGFAKEVSPQQPFQSLAKVLPLYPWDHSRRYWTESRSTREHLRGQHPHLLLGKLSSTASTFQWNNFVRPRDLEWLDGHALQGQTVFPAAGYIVMAMEAAMRVASDNNYEVELLEIVDMDISKAVVFEDDNSLVELNLSASVTSEPGQDGIITLKFFIDSCLSKESELSTSAKGEIIITVADKSSSPAGDDESALPAPEEEHPQMNRVNVGSFYKELDLMGYDYSKDFRCLKTMRRADAKATGTLSFLKLQDAGRGQPLLMHPAPLDIAFQTVIGAYSSPGDRRLRSLYVPTHIDRISLVPSLCLAAAESGADELAFNTTNTYDKGDFLSGDITVFGAEKKTLLQVENIMFKPFSPPTASTDHRIFAKWFWNPLTQDKLLDDPAHWATEQDKQAIPIIERIVYFYIKSFLDKLTSADYDSAAPHFKRQIDWFKHVQNEARNGNDLWYDASWEKDSSAEIQELCESNSYHPHVRLVQRVGENLFSVTCQGQSPFDLMDHDGLLTEFYTNKLSFGPALYYARDLVAQIAHRFQSMDVLEIGAGTGGATKHILSTPQLGLNSYTYTDISTDFFEQARAKFAEFDTEGLMQFESLDIRSSPAEQGFKEHSYDLIIASNVLHATPKLEETMAHARSLLKPGGHMVILEITHREHSRLGFLFGLFPDWWAGVDDGRVLEPFVSYDRWDAILKRVGFSGIESRTLDRDANLFPTSVFSTYAADSRIDALHNPLSAPLKTSYPPLVVVGGKSPETRRIMEELTGILPHRSVQSIASLDELASADLQPKSTFVVLSEIDDEIFAHLDEDKFEAAKNLLFLAGKMLWLTESAWIDNPHQASTIGMLRSIAREHPDRGLTLIDVDSAKDLDTKFLVEQLLRLEDSDDDFTAASTWTDEPEVYWCKGRAWIPRLKHDKARNDRMNSSRRPVLGDFDPAQTPVALKQTKPSAYYLEGAETFPGLGDTQKADNTTVRVRYALSQAIRVSHLGFFHLVQGTTLDGASVVALSEQNASIVHVPQNHVFAAPSNVADKDPGEFLMSVAATLIGEAISREAQDSGPAASVLVFEPPSFCIGILLEEAERRGFQICFATTSPSLKSTSSPAGSARWIILHGKETDGRLKQIRPANLTAFFDMSTNQTAVSIGHRLANVLPPSCYKYGCDYIVRSTASSSSRSSPQEASVVEQSIAAAAGRTIGNEVYQVFPASQLSGSTDKRLELSTLVDWKTEKPLSAKIRPVDSANLFVDNKTYLLVGLTGDLGRSLARWMILHGAKYVVLTSRNPRVDPRWIAHVEALGGKVTVLPMDVANKESVDAGFAKLQDLKLPPTAGIAFGPLVLQDVMLKNMDLQSMTMVLEPKVRGAQILHERFSNPASSNPLDFFVMFSSIVAVMGNPGQANYSAANSYLQALAQQRLSKGLAGSTIDIGAVYGVGFVTRAELEEDFNAIRFMFDSVEEHELHTLFAEAVVSGKQALARFQNEEKRERTVIEMADVELTTGIPALDPALKDRITFFNDARVGNFKIPEQRKDAAEGAGAKGSVKEQLQQATTLGQVRQIVIDNLSAKLRVTLQIADGESLHPDVPLIDQGVDSLGAVTVGSWFSKQLLLDLPLLKVLSGASVADLADDAAARLPASAIPLVNQGEETTADSSDDTRSNTATNETSAETPLTGSVDSLSDDEADKFDDDDGSVVVRHEKMSLAQEYSWKVQQGIENPTVFNNTIGMFMKGAIDLERFSRSLKTVMRRYEIFRTAFDQGDSDDSDSDKIPQQTVLKHTNNKVQILQVSDRAAAEEVYQKLHETKYDIAGGDTLRLVDCHWGNDEHLLIVAYHRLVGDGSTTENLFVEAAKLYSDVPLKQPTVQFADLAAQQRKDLEEGRLDEDISFWSSMHSKSSASAPLPLMQSLTSDDAASSQESKGAAGIWHQHQAIGRLDPMVAFRIKDRSRKHKATPMQFYLAAYHVLLSRMTGSDDIAIGIADTNRSTMDELSAMGFFANLLPLRFGEFTSSNTFGEHLVSVKDSVREALKHSRVPYGVVHDRLGSDLPTASTGAPLFQAVFDYKQGQAESGAIGDAVMTEVIAARERTPYDVVLEMSDDPTKDPLITVKLQGSKYSPQGSRAFLDNYISLLSMFSMNPALKLA